The following are encoded together in the Neomonachus schauinslandi chromosome X, ASM220157v2, whole genome shotgun sequence genome:
- the LOC110575548 gene encoding ubiquitin-like protein FUBI → MQLFVRAQELHTLEVTGQETVAQIKAHVASLEGIAPDQVVLLAGTPLEDEATLGQCGVEALTTLEVAGRMLGGKVHGSLARAGKVRGQTPKVAKQEKKKKKTGRAKRRMQYNRRFVNVVPTFGKKKGPNANS, encoded by the coding sequence ATGCAGCTCTTTGTCCGCGCCCAGGAGCTACACACCCTCGAGGTGACCGGCCAGGAGACGGTCGCCCAGATCAAGGCTCATGTAGCCTCCCTGGAGGGCATCGCGCCAGATCAAGTCGTGCTCCTGGCAGGCACACCCCTGGAGGATGAGGCTACCCTAGGTCAGTGTGGAGTGGAGGCCCTGACCACCTTGGAAGTAGCCGGCCGCATGCTCGGAGGTAAAGTCCATGGCTCTCTGGCCCGTGCTGGGAAAGTAAGAGGGCAGACTCCCAAGGTGGccaaacaggagaaaaagaagaagaagacaggcCGAGCCAAACGGCGGATGCAGTACAACCGGCGCTTTGTCAACGTTGTGCCCACTTTTGGCAAGAAGAAGGGCCCCAATGCCAACTCTTAA